A single genomic interval of Mustelus asterias chromosome 13, sMusAst1.hap1.1, whole genome shotgun sequence harbors:
- the LOC144503120 gene encoding solute carrier family 2, facilitated glucose transporter member 11-like, whose translation MLLPLILVTGIGGGFQYGFNMSSINAPSTFIKAFIAETWIIRFGTTLDETAVTLLWCVIVSIYPIGGLIGALNAGHLSIKYGRKNALLFNNIVAIIAAIIMMFSKVGRSFEMILVGRFLYGINAGIGLNVHSMYLGESAPKELRGLVSLTRAMFVAFGKFIGQVVGLREILGTENAWPLLLAFSGLPALIQLFLLPWFPESPRYLLIDRGNKVLCVDALRRLWGQGDFFEEVQDMEAEQAAAKGERPKTARELFQDRSVRWQLITNIMLTVAMQLCGINAIYFYSSEVFQEAGIPDWTIPYVVLGAGATLLLTSMISGFFIERDGRKALLWKGYSLMTLWAALLCVSLPLQHQFTWMPYFSIFLIFAYIFSYGIGPAGVTAIIPFEIFTQSYRPVAFVINGSFQWLGLVLLGMIFPFIVEGLGPFCFLIFLGDCLIIAVFVFIILPETKGKTILEINEEFRKINRKRMGGSSVAFRSKARQQDPEIFVIATRL comes from the exons ATGCTTCTCCCACTGATCCTTGTGACTGGCATTGGAGGCGGCTTCCAATATGGATTCAACATGTCTTCAATCAACGCACCTTCGACG TTTATTAAGGCATTCATTGCTGAGACATGGATTATCCGCTTCGGGACAACGCTGGATGAAACTGCTGTCACACTGCTCTGGTGTGTGATTGTCTCGATATATCCAATTGGAGGACTGATTGGAGCCCTAAATGCTGGACATCTCTCAATAAAGTATGGGAG GAAGAACGCTCTGCTTTTCAACAACATTGTGGCCATCATAGCTGCAATAATAATGATGTTCAGCAAGGTGGGACGGTCCTTTGAGATGATCCTGGTGGGGAGGTTCCTGTATGGAATCAATGCAG GTATTGGCCTCAATGTTCACAGTATGTACCTAGGGGAGAGTGCGCCAAAGGAACTGCGAGGTCTGGTGTCTCTGACACGTGCAATGTTTGTTGCTTTTGGAAAATTCATTGGACAAGTAGTTGGACTCAG GGAGATCTTAGGCACCGAGAACGCCTGGCCACTGCTGCTGGCTTTCAGTGGCCTGCCTGCCCTCATTCAGCTTTTCCTGCTGCCCTGGTTCCCAGAGAGCCCCAGATaccttctgattgacaggggcaataAGGTCCTATGTGTGGACG CACTCCGGAGACTCTGGGGTCAGGGAGACTTTTTTGAGGAGGTCCAGGACATGGAGGCTGAACAGGCTGCAGCGAAGGGAGAACGACCAAAGACTGCTCGGGAGCTGTTCCAAGACCGTTCGGTACGATGGCAGCTCATAACCAACATCATGCTGACTGTTGCCATGCAGCTGTGCGGCATCAATGCG ATTTATTTCTACTCCTCGGAAGTATTCCAGGAAGCTGGAATTCCTGATTGGACGATACCGTATGTGGTGTTAGGGGCTGGTGCGACACTCTTGCTGACTTCAATGATTTCT GGATTTTTCATCGAGCGAGATGGGAGAAAGGCCTTACTGTGGAAAGGATACAGCCTGATGACTCTGTGGGCAGCactcttgtgtgtctctctgcctttGCAG CATCAGTTCACCTGGATGCCATACTTCAGCATATTCCTCATCTTCGCCTATATCTTCAGCTATGGAATTGGTCCTG CGGGTGTAACTGCAATTATCCCCTTTGAAATCTTCACTCAGTCGTATCGACCTGTTGCCTTTGTGATAAATGGCTCTTTCCAGTGGCTGGGCCTTGTCCTTCTGGGAatgatattcccatttattgtg gaaGGACTGGGCCCGTTCTGCTTCCTGATATTCCTGGGCGACTGCCTGATCATTGCAGTGTTTGTCTTCATCATTCTGCCGGAAACTAAAGGAAAAACCATTCTGGAAATCAACGAGGAGTTTCGGAAAATAAACCGAAAGAGGATGGGAGGTAGCTCAGTGGCCTTTCGTAGTAAAGCCCGGCAACAAGATCCAGAGATCTTTGTCATTGCTACCAGACTGTAA